The following is a genomic window from Hymenobacter monticola.
TCGCGCGACGCCATCATCCGCGTCACCAGCACGGCCATCTGCGGGTCCGACCTGCACATCTACAACGGCAGCATTCCGCAGCCCCGGCCCATGACGCTGGGCCACGAGTTTATGGGCATTGTGGAGGAAGTGGGCAAGGGCGTGAAAAACCTGAAGCGCGGCGACCGGGTGGTGGTGCCGTTTCCCATTGCCTGCGGCCACTGCTTGTTTTGCGACCACGACCTGCCCGGCCACTGCGAAAACTCCAACCCCGAGCACTACGGTCCCGAAGGCGGCCTGATGACCGAGAAAGGCGGTGCCCTCTTCGGCTACACCGACCTCTACGGAGGCTACGACGGCGGCCAGGCCGAGTACGCCCGCGTGCCCTACGCCGACTACGGCCCCCGCAAAGTGCCCGACAACCTGACCGACGAGCAGGTGCTTTTCCTCACCGACATCTTCCCCACGGGCTACTCCGGCATCGACTGGGCCAACGTGAAGGGCGGCGAAACGGTGGCCATTTTCGGGGCCGGCCCGGTGGGCATCATGGCTGCCAAATCGGCCTGGCTGCGCGGCGCCTCGCGCGTGATGATTGTGGACACCCAACAATACCGCCTCAACCTGGCGGCCAAGGCTGCGCGCGCCGAAGGCATCCTGTGGGAAAGCCACGACCAGGTGGTGGACGAAATTCGGAGCAAAACCCGTGGCTACGGTGCCGACGTGGTGGTGGAAGCCGTGGGCTTTGAGCCCGACCGCAACCTGGCCGACCGCGCCAAGGCCGTCATCAACATTGAGAAAGGCTCCGACAAGGTGATGCTGGCTTGTTTCAGCGCCGTGCGCCGGGGCGGTTTCGTGTCGATTCTGGGCGTGTATTCCTCGCCCTACGACAACTTCCCCATCCACCAGATTTTCGACAAAGGCATCATCATCCAGGCCGGTCAGGCCCCGGCCCACAAGCACATCGACCGCCTGCTCAAGCACGTGTCGGACGGCGACGTGCGCCTCGACGACATTATTTCGCACCGCCTGCCGCTTTCGCAGGCGCCCCACGGCTACGACATCTTCCGCCACAAAAAAGACAACTGCACCAAAGTGGTGCTGAAGCCGGGAATGTAGACCCGTTGGTTTAATTGGGTTAAGTATTAGAAACGCCCCGGCCAAGACGGCCGGGGCGTTTTTGTGGGCGATAGCGCCGGTTTGTGGAGCAGTTCAAGACCTTATATTCGTCTCTGCTGCTCCGTTGCAGCCAATTATTCTTGTTGCGTTGCGTCGTTTTTCCTTTGTTTCTTCTGTCTTGGCTGCGGGGCTGTTTGGCGCCCCGGCCACCTCGTTTATAATGGCGCCGCCGGTGCCGCTGGCCCCGGCCAATGGAGGTGTGGTGACCACCCTGGCCGGTGGCACGCACAAGAACACCGACGGTTCGCCTTACTACGGCGGCTTCAGCGACGGGCGCGGCGGCGCGGCCGAGTTTCGCGTACTCAAAGGCTTGGCGTCGGATGGGCGCGGTACCCTCTACGTGGCCGACTATCGCCGCATTCGCAAGGTGACGGTGGCCACAGGCGAGGTGAGTACGCTAGCCGGCGGCAAAGACGCATTTGGCGACGCCGACGGCGTAGGCACAGCCGCCCGCTTCGGTAGTTTAACGGGTATGGTCCTGGACCGGCAGGGCAACCTTTACGTGGCCGACGAGGAAAACGGCCTTATTCGCAAAGTGGTGGTGGCCACCGGGGCCGTGACCACCCTGGCGGGCGGCAACAAGGAAGCCCACGGCGAGCAGATAAACGGCCGCGGCCGGCGCGCCAACTTTTACAAGCCCAGCGCCTTGGCTTTGGATAACAACGGGACCCTCTACGTGGCCGATGCCGAAGCCAATGCCATCCGCAAGGTGGTGGTGGCCACCGGCGAGGTAACCACCCTGGCGGGCCGCGGCTCGCACGAGAGCCGGCACCACGACGGCATTGGCGCCGACGCCACTTTCGATAAACCCAATGGCCTGGCGCTGGACGGGCAGGGCAATTTGTACGTGGCGGAGACCGAGCGGATTCGTAAAATCGTGCTCGCCACGGCCGAGGTGAGCACCCTGGCCGGCCGCGACCGTTACGACGACTTTAACCCGATGCCCGAAGTGCTGCCCCACGGCCCCATCGCCGTAGATGCAAACGGCGACGTCTATTTTGCTGCGTTCAGGGGCGTGATAAAAATCGCGCTGGCCGCCCGGTACATGGATATGTTTGTGGGCAGCAAAACCGAAGGCAATGCCGACGGCATCGGGGCCGCGGCCACCTTTGGCTATGTGAACGGAATGACCGTGGACAGCCGCGGTACCTTTTACGTGACCGACGGGAGCAACCACAGCGTGCGCATGATAAAATAGGGGCGGCCTTTGCCGCGCTCGCGGAGCTTGTTCCGTCAAAGCCTGGTGGCTATGGGCCCTAAAAAAATCCCGGCCGGTTTGGTTGTTGCGTTTTCGTGGGCAAGGGTGCGGCGCGGTTCTGGCATTCAGCCTTCTTGTAATTAGCCCGCTTGCCGCAGCGGCCGCAGATTTGGCCGGAAGCCCGGCAGCACCAGCTCGCCGCTCACGTCGCGGTTGAAGCCGGGCGCAGTCGCTGTGGTTTAGTCAGGGCGGCCCACCCAACGACGGCGACCGATGGCCCATGGACCCATGACCGGCGGCTATTGCCTTAGGGTCAGGCGACGTGCTGTTGGTCAAAAGCTTACCCAGTAACCAATTGTATAAGATAGCGCCGCCCTGCCAGTCGCTTTCTTCGACCCGGCGGGCCTGGTGGTGGCAGCCACTGGCGCCACGGGCATGGTATGTGTGAGCGAGCCCGGCAGCGGCTGCATCTGCCGCGTCACGCTGAGCGGGCGGGTCGCCATGCAGGCCGGCACTCGGGCCGTTTTCCTTATTAACTCCGACGATATGCTGGAACTGCCGTTGAATGGCCTAACCGGCGTAGCCGTCGGCCCCGATGGTGCCTTTTACGATACCGACATGGCAACCGCTGTACCCGCATCATCCATTAGCGCCGACACTGCTACGATGGGTTTCCATCACTTCCCGGGCTCAGTCAACGGCAGAAGATGGGAAGTATGCGAGGTGTTTGCTGGTTATCTTTGAGTTTAAGCATTTGAAGCTGTTTTTCTGTCCCATTTCGTTTACCGCATGAGGCCAAAAAAGGACAATTTTGTTGCCTGCCGGAAGGTTGTTGGACTGCCGCCAAGCTGCTGGACATTAGCACTGCTGCTTTTGCCGCAGCTACTCACGGCCCAAACCCCGAGCCCGATAAATCGGTCCTTGCCCTTGGCTAAACTTGCCCCCAACCTGCAAACGGCTCCCGATGTACCGCGCCCCCTGCGCGTGCGCGTGACCAACGGGCCGGCCTTCCGGCAATGGGCGCACCAGCACCAGCCCGCTGCCCGGCTAAACCAGCTGGGCCCTGACGGCAGCACGCTTACCGTGGTCGGCCTTACGGCGGCCCAACTGGCCGCCGCGCCCGGTGTGGAATTCGTGGACGTGGCCGACCGCCGCGCTCACGAGGAGCGCCGCCTCAGCAACTCCGATATATCGGTGAATGCGATTTCGGCGGTGCACGCCCGTTTTCCTGGCCTTACTGGGCAGGGCCTCACCGCTTCGGTGAAGGAAGGCGCCTTCGACCCCGACGACATTGACCTGAAAGGCCGCGCCGTGAACCCCAGCACCTTTGCCAAGCCTGCCTCCGACCATGCCACGGCCATGGCCACGCTGCTGGGCGGAGCTGGCAACTCCGACGCGCTGGGCCGGGGTGCGGCCCGGGGCGTGCGCTTGGCCACTTCCGACTTCGCCCGCCTGTTGCCCGACGATGCCACCCAGCTCACCC
Proteins encoded in this region:
- a CDS encoding zinc-dependent alcohol dehydrogenase, yielding MKALRIHGARDVRVDNVDDPEIQDSRDAIIRVTSTAICGSDLHIYNGSIPQPRPMTLGHEFMGIVEEVGKGVKNLKRGDRVVVPFPIACGHCLFCDHDLPGHCENSNPEHYGPEGGLMTEKGGALFGYTDLYGGYDGGQAEYARVPYADYGPRKVPDNLTDEQVLFLTDIFPTGYSGIDWANVKGGETVAIFGAGPVGIMAAKSAWLRGASRVMIVDTQQYRLNLAAKAARAEGILWESHDQVVDEIRSKTRGYGADVVVEAVGFEPDRNLADRAKAVINIEKGSDKVMLACFSAVRRGGFVSILGVYSSPYDNFPIHQIFDKGIIIQAGQAPAHKHIDRLLKHVSDGDVRLDDIISHRLPLSQAPHGYDIFRHKKDNCTKVVLKPGM
- a CDS encoding NHL repeat-containing protein translates to MRRFSFVSSVLAAGLFGAPATSFIMAPPVPLAPANGGVVTTLAGGTHKNTDGSPYYGGFSDGRGGAAEFRVLKGLASDGRGTLYVADYRRIRKVTVATGEVSTLAGGKDAFGDADGVGTAARFGSLTGMVLDRQGNLYVADEENGLIRKVVVATGAVTTLAGGNKEAHGEQINGRGRRANFYKPSALALDNNGTLYVADAEANAIRKVVVATGEVTTLAGRGSHESRHHDGIGADATFDKPNGLALDGQGNLYVAETERIRKIVLATAEVSTLAGRDRYDDFNPMPEVLPHGPIAVDANGDVYFAAFRGVIKIALAARYMDMFVGSKTEGNADGIGAAATFGYVNGMTVDSRGTFYVTDGSNHSVRMIK